Proteins encoded together in one Schumannella luteola window:
- the rsmI gene encoding 16S rRNA (cytidine(1402)-2'-O)-methyltransferase, which produces MIILAATPIGNLGDASRRLVEALENAETIAAEDTRTAVQLMRALGVDNRPRLVALHEHNEVERSAELVEHARESDLLVLTDAGMPAISDPGFAIVTAAIAADVTVTALPGPSAVLTALALSGLPTDRFAFEGFLPRKGRVAALTPLAGEQRTLVFFESPHRLGASLADLATAFGAERPAAVCRELTKLHEEIARGTLAELAERFAEGARGEIVVVVGGADPVAVDPESAVDEVVALAADGIRLKDAAAQVAAATGLSRRDLYEAALRRR; this is translated from the coding sequence GTGATCATCCTCGCGGCGACCCCGATCGGCAACCTCGGCGACGCGAGCCGTCGCCTGGTCGAGGCGCTCGAGAACGCCGAGACGATCGCCGCCGAGGACACGCGCACGGCCGTGCAGCTCATGCGCGCGCTCGGCGTCGACAACCGGCCGCGGCTCGTGGCGCTGCACGAGCACAACGAGGTCGAACGCTCGGCCGAGCTCGTCGAGCACGCCCGCGAGAGCGACCTGCTGGTGCTGACGGATGCGGGCATGCCGGCGATCAGCGACCCCGGCTTCGCGATCGTGACGGCCGCGATCGCCGCCGACGTGACCGTGACGGCGCTGCCGGGGCCTTCGGCGGTGCTGACGGCGCTCGCGCTGAGCGGGCTGCCGACCGATCGCTTCGCCTTCGAGGGCTTCCTGCCGCGCAAGGGCCGCGTGGCCGCACTGACGCCGCTCGCGGGCGAGCAGCGCACGCTCGTCTTCTTCGAGTCGCCGCACCGCCTCGGCGCCTCGCTCGCCGACCTCGCCACCGCCTTCGGCGCCGAGCGCCCGGCCGCGGTCTGCCGCGAGCTGACGAAGCTGCACGAGGAGATCGCCCGCGGAACCCTCGCCGAGCTGGCCGAGCGCTTCGCCGAGGGGGCGCGCGGCGAGATCGTCGTCGTGGTCGGGGGAGCGGATCCCGTCGCCGTCGACCCGGAGAGCGCGGTGGATGAGGTGGTCGCCCTGGCCGCCGACGGCATCCGACTCAAGGACGCGGCCGCGCAGGTCGCCGCCGCGACGGGCCTCTCGCGCCGCGATCTCTACGAGGCGGCGCTGCGCCGGCGCTGA
- a CDS encoding NADP-dependent oxidoreductase, which yields MKAVRFDRYGGTEVLEVREVADRAPGPGEVSVSVVSAGINPGEINIREGVFAKTWPTEFPSGQGSDFAGVVEIVGPGVTGVAVGDHVIGFSDERSSHAEQVVIAADHVVAKPAGLDWDVAGALYVIGTTAVATQRSVGVRSGDTVVVAGAAGGVGHLAAQLARATGARVIGTASEANFDPLREIGVEPVQYGERQEQDIRALAPDGVDAYIDCYGSGNIDIALALGVAPERIDTIIDFANVERTGVHGDGMSIVKDVGPVLHELGERIAAGELIVPIRRRYPLDLVREAYADVATRHGLGKVVLRIAQTDI from the coding sequence ATGAAGGCAGTCCGATTCGATCGCTACGGCGGCACCGAGGTGCTCGAGGTGCGTGAGGTCGCCGATCGCGCACCCGGGCCGGGCGAGGTGAGCGTCAGCGTCGTCAGCGCCGGCATCAACCCGGGCGAGATCAACATCCGCGAGGGGGTCTTCGCGAAGACCTGGCCGACCGAGTTCCCCTCGGGGCAGGGCAGCGACTTCGCCGGCGTCGTCGAGATCGTCGGCCCCGGTGTCACCGGAGTCGCCGTCGGCGACCACGTGATCGGCTTCAGCGACGAGCGCAGCTCGCACGCCGAGCAGGTCGTGATCGCGGCCGACCACGTCGTCGCGAAGCCGGCCGGACTCGACTGGGATGTGGCGGGCGCGCTCTACGTGATCGGCACCACAGCGGTCGCGACGCAGCGCTCCGTCGGGGTGCGGTCGGGCGACACGGTGGTCGTCGCCGGTGCGGCCGGCGGCGTGGGCCACCTGGCGGCGCAGCTCGCGCGGGCGACAGGCGCCCGGGTGATCGGAACCGCGAGCGAGGCCAACTTCGACCCGCTGCGCGAGATCGGCGTCGAGCCGGTGCAGTACGGCGAGCGGCAGGAGCAGGACATCCGTGCGCTCGCCCCCGACGGGGTCGACGCCTACATCGACTGCTACGGCTCGGGCAACATCGACATCGCGCTCGCCCTGGGGGTCGCGCCCGAGCGGATCGACACGATCATCGACTTCGCGAACGTCGAGCGCACCGGGGTGCACGGCGACGGCATGTCGATCGTGAAAGACGTCGGTCCGGTGCTGCACGAGCTCGGCGAGCGCATCGCCGCGGGCGAGCTGATCGTGCCGATCCGGCGCCGCTACCCCCTCGACCTGGTGCGCGAGGCCTATGCCGATGTGGCCACCCGGCACGGCCTCGGCAAGGTCGTGCTGCGCATCGCCCAGACCGACATCTGA
- the metG gene encoding methionine--tRNA ligase has translation MPARDPFYIATPIFYVNDVPHIGHAYTEVSADALARWHRQGGDDTWLLTGTDEHGEKILRTARANGVTPKEWTDKLVESAWTPLLETVDIANDDFIRTTDERHEVAVTRFIQKLYDDGHIYAGEYEGYYCVGCEEYKQKDELVEATEGEFAGQLVCAIHSRPVEILKEKNYFFRMSAFQDRLLALYEQADFIQPESVRNEIVSFVRQGLSDLSISRSSFDWGIRVPWDESHVIYVWVDALLNYISAIGYGAEPGSAEDAEFQRRWPAVQLVGKDIARFHAVIWPAMLMAAGLPVPKRVFGHGWLLVGGEKMSKSKLTGIAPHQITDTFGSDAFRYYFLRAITFGQDGSFSWEDLSARYQAELANGFGNLASRVTAMITRYRDGAIPAIHAVELTDADRGILATIERANAGADAAIDRLALGEALAAIWELVDELNGYITEQEPWALAKDEANAGRLDAVLATSARGVGALAVLLSPFTPKASAKLWATLGGEGAVQDADVRDAVNWRGSGQVTPLESPLFPRIEVEAASAPGGPARGAPAA, from the coding sequence ATGCCTGCTCGCGACCCGTTCTACATCGCGACGCCGATCTTCTACGTCAACGACGTGCCGCACATCGGCCACGCGTACACCGAGGTCAGCGCCGACGCCCTCGCTCGATGGCACCGCCAGGGCGGCGACGACACCTGGCTGCTGACCGGCACCGACGAGCACGGCGAGAAGATCCTGCGCACCGCCCGCGCCAACGGCGTCACGCCGAAGGAGTGGACCGACAAGCTCGTCGAGTCGGCGTGGACGCCGCTGCTCGAGACGGTCGACATCGCCAACGACGACTTCATCCGCACCACCGACGAGCGTCACGAGGTCGCGGTGACCCGCTTCATCCAGAAGCTCTACGACGACGGCCACATCTACGCGGGCGAGTACGAGGGCTACTACTGCGTCGGCTGCGAGGAGTACAAGCAGAAGGACGAGCTGGTCGAGGCGACCGAGGGCGAGTTCGCCGGGCAACTGGTCTGCGCCATCCACTCGCGTCCGGTCGAGATCCTCAAGGAGAAGAACTACTTCTTCCGCATGAGCGCCTTCCAGGACCGCCTGCTGGCGCTCTACGAGCAGGCCGACTTCATCCAGCCCGAGAGCGTGCGCAACGAGATCGTGTCGTTCGTGCGCCAGGGCCTGAGCGACCTGAGCATCTCGCGGTCGAGCTTCGACTGGGGCATCCGGGTTCCGTGGGACGAGTCGCACGTCATCTACGTGTGGGTGGATGCGCTGCTCAACTACATCTCGGCGATCGGCTACGGCGCCGAGCCCGGCAGCGCCGAAGACGCGGAGTTCCAGCGTCGCTGGCCTGCCGTGCAGCTCGTCGGCAAGGACATCGCCCGCTTCCACGCGGTCATCTGGCCGGCCATGCTCATGGCCGCCGGGCTGCCCGTGCCGAAGCGCGTCTTCGGCCACGGCTGGCTGCTCGTGGGCGGCGAGAAGATGTCGAAGTCGAAGCTGACCGGCATCGCGCCGCACCAGATCACCGACACCTTCGGATCGGACGCGTTCCGCTACTACTTCCTGCGCGCGATCACCTTCGGTCAGGACGGCTCCTTCAGCTGGGAGGACCTGTCGGCCCGCTACCAGGCCGAGCTCGCGAACGGCTTCGGCAACCTGGCCTCCCGCGTCACCGCGATGATCACCCGCTACCGCGACGGCGCCATCCCGGCGATCCACGCGGTCGAGCTGACGGATGCCGACCGCGGCATCCTCGCGACGATCGAGCGCGCCAACGCGGGCGCCGACGCGGCGATCGACCGGCTCGCGCTCGGCGAGGCGCTGGCCGCGATCTGGGAGCTCGTCGACGAGCTCAACGGCTACATCACCGAGCAGGAGCCGTGGGCTCTCGCGAAGGACGAGGCGAACGCCGGCCGGCTGGATGCGGTGCTCGCGACCTCGGCGCGCGGCGTCGGCGCGCTCGCGGTGCTGCTCTCGCCCTTCACGCCGAAGGCGAGCGCGAAGCTGTGGGCGACGCTCGGCGGCGAGGGCGCAGTGCAGGATGCGGATGTGCGCGACGCGGTGAACTGGCGCGGCAGCGGGCAGGTGACTCCGCTGGAGTCGCCGCTGTTCCCGCGCATCGAGGTCGAGGCGGCCTCGGCGCCGGGCGGCCCCGCGCGAGGAGCGCCCGCGGCATGA
- a CDS encoding TatD family hydrolase, with amino-acid sequence MSDYPPLPEALVVPVYDNHTHLEPSFDPERVGDDGGLGYLEQLDRASSVGVRGVVQVGTDLASSRWSAEVAAREPRVLAAVALHPNDAAELAEAGQLDEHLDGIAELAGQPRVRAIGETGLDFFRTPSSVGQEAQRRSFEAHIALAKQHDLALQIHDRDAHAEVVETLDRVGAPERTVFHCFSGDAEFAKLVADRGWYLSFAGTVTFKNAQNLRDALAVIPRSRILIETDAPYLTPTPFRGRPNSSYLIPHTLRFMAAELGTDASMLAAQISSNTELVYGHWDDMPVVTPPGPFDAHPEGTAGP; translated from the coding sequence ATGAGCGACTACCCGCCGCTTCCCGAGGCGCTTGTGGTGCCGGTCTACGACAACCACACGCACCTCGAGCCGTCGTTCGACCCCGAGCGGGTCGGCGACGACGGCGGCCTGGGCTATCTCGAGCAGCTCGATCGCGCCTCGAGTGTGGGCGTGCGCGGCGTCGTGCAGGTCGGCACCGACCTGGCGAGCTCGCGCTGGAGCGCGGAGGTCGCCGCGCGCGAGCCGCGCGTGCTCGCGGCCGTCGCGCTGCACCCGAACGACGCCGCCGAGCTGGCCGAGGCAGGGCAGCTCGACGAGCACCTCGACGGCATCGCCGAGCTCGCGGGCCAGCCACGCGTGCGGGCGATCGGCGAGACCGGTCTCGACTTCTTCCGCACCCCGTCGTCGGTCGGGCAGGAGGCGCAGCGGCGCAGCTTCGAGGCGCACATCGCCCTCGCCAAGCAGCACGACCTGGCACTGCAGATCCACGACCGCGACGCCCACGCCGAGGTCGTCGAGACGCTCGACCGGGTCGGCGCCCCCGAGCGCACGGTGTTCCACTGCTTCAGCGGCGACGCCGAGTTCGCGAAGCTCGTCGCCGACCGCGGCTGGTATCTCTCCTTCGCCGGCACCGTCACGTTCAAGAACGCGCAGAACCTGCGCGACGCGCTCGCCGTGATCCCGCGCAGCCGCATCCTCATCGAGACGGATGCGCCGTACCTGACGCCGACGCCGTTCCGCGGCCGACCGAACAGCAGCTACCTGATCCCGCACACGCTGCGCTTCATGGCGGCCGAGCTCGGCACCGACGCCTCGATGCTGGCGGCGCAGATCTCGTCGAACACCGAGCTGGTCTACGGCCACTGGGACGACATGCCCGTCGTGACCCCGCCCGGACCGTTCGATGCCCACCCCGAGGGGACGGCCGGACCGTGA
- the rsmA gene encoding 16S rRNA (adenine(1518)-N(6)/adenine(1519)-N(6))-dimethyltransferase RsmA, with amino-acid sequence MTAAVQLLGPAEIRDLAELLDIQPTKKLGQNFVHDANTVRRIVRAAGIEAGEQVLEVGPGLGSLTLGILETGAPLTAVEIDKRLAAQLPLTVQQLAPDADLTVVTQDALRVTTLPADPARLVANLPYNVSVPVLLHLLEHFPSLRGGLVMVQSEVGERLAAKPGSKVYGSPSVKAAWYGRWFTAGQVSRQVFWPVPNVDSILVGFEVGEAPGTEEERVRTFALVDAAFGQRRKMLRQSLSEVLGSSAAATGVLESAGVDPTARGEALTVADFLSIARAAASSDD; translated from the coding sequence GTGACCGCCGCCGTGCAGCTGCTGGGCCCGGCCGAGATCCGCGACCTCGCCGAGCTGCTCGACATCCAGCCGACCAAGAAGCTCGGCCAGAACTTCGTGCACGACGCGAACACGGTGCGCCGCATCGTGCGCGCCGCCGGCATCGAGGCCGGCGAGCAGGTGCTCGAGGTCGGGCCGGGGCTCGGCTCGCTGACGCTCGGCATCCTCGAGACCGGCGCGCCGCTCACCGCCGTCGAGATCGACAAGCGCCTCGCCGCGCAGCTGCCGCTGACCGTCCAGCAGCTCGCTCCCGACGCCGACCTGACCGTCGTCACCCAGGATGCGCTGCGCGTGACCACGCTGCCCGCCGACCCGGCGCGACTGGTCGCGAATCTGCCCTACAACGTGTCGGTGCCAGTGCTGCTGCACCTGCTCGAGCACTTCCCGTCACTGCGTGGCGGACTCGTCATGGTGCAGTCGGAGGTGGGGGAGCGGCTCGCCGCGAAGCCCGGCTCGAAGGTCTACGGCTCGCCCTCGGTCAAGGCGGCCTGGTACGGACGCTGGTTCACGGCGGGGCAGGTGAGCCGGCAGGTGTTCTGGCCGGTGCCGAACGTCGACTCGATCCTCGTCGGCTTCGAGGTGGGTGAGGCGCCCGGCACCGAGGAGGAGCGCGTGCGCACCTTCGCGCTGGTGGATGCGGCCTTCGGCCAGCGCCGTAAGATGCTGCGCCAGTCGCTCTCCGAGGTGCTCGGCAGCTCGGCTGCGGCGACCGGCGTCCTCGAATCGGCCGGCGTCGACCCGACGGCCCGCGGCGAGGCGCTGACCGTCGCCGACTTCCTGAGCATCGCCCGCGCCGCCGCCTCGTCCGACGACTGA
- a CDS encoding DUF1294 domain-containing protein codes for MATPQVRVTGRLSTWDDARGFGFISRASGRDIFVHISAFPADEHRPALGDELSFVVEPMPDGRSRAAFVRFADGARPLASGGHSGVVEHSGPRERLRLRIDFAGVLAILSVVAFVVLVFVVSVVFGLPPWVPSLYIAASIGCFVIYAVDKISAVRGRWRVRESTLILLGLVGGWPGAVIAQQLFRHKTRKAAFRTMFWVSVVINVVVFAILTASPLSHLLTPA; via the coding sequence ATGGCAACTCCGCAGGTCCGCGTCACCGGGCGCCTCTCGACCTGGGATGACGCCCGCGGCTTCGGCTTCATCAGCCGCGCATCCGGTCGCGACATCTTCGTGCACATCTCGGCGTTCCCGGCCGACGAGCACCGCCCGGCGCTCGGTGACGAACTGAGCTTCGTCGTCGAGCCGATGCCCGACGGACGCAGCCGGGCCGCCTTCGTGCGCTTCGCCGACGGGGCGCGTCCGCTGGCGTCCGGCGGCCACAGCGGCGTCGTCGAGCACTCCGGTCCGCGCGAGCGCCTGCGGTTGCGCATCGACTTCGCGGGCGTGCTCGCCATCCTCTCCGTCGTCGCCTTCGTCGTGCTGGTGTTCGTGGTCAGCGTCGTGTTCGGGCTGCCGCCGTGGGTGCCGTCGCTCTACATCGCCGCGAGCATCGGCTGCTTCGTGATCTACGCGGTCGACAAGATCAGCGCCGTGCGGGGCCGCTGGCGGGTGCGCGAGTCGACGCTCATCCTGCTCGGGCTCGTCGGCGGCTGGCCGGGCGCGGTGATCGCGCAGCAGCTGTTCCGCCACAAGACCCGCAAGGCGGCGTTCCGCACGATGTTCTGGGTCAGCGTCGTGATCAACGTCGTCGTCTTCGCGATCCTCACGGCGAGCCCGCTGTCGCACCTGCTGACGCCGGCCTGA
- a CDS encoding 4-(cytidine 5'-diphospho)-2-C-methyl-D-erythritol kinase yields the protein MSPTSSPVVRAKAPGKVNVFLRVGAIQDDGYHDVAIAYQALSLSDEVRVRHADDFRVSVSGTVELGRVPIDESNIAVKAAKLLAEHTGYTGGVAIDIDKHVPVTGGMGGGSADAAATLIACDALWGTEISRDDLFALARQLGADVPFALTGGTAIGTGRGDELSPALAKGGYEWVLALADFGLSTPAVYAELDRHREQHAGEIRPADPRPSVDSDVLQALRAGDPHMLAEVLHNDLQAAALHLEPSLGRVLELGESNGALAGIVSGSGPTVAFLAADRDSALELQVALSAARLNVVRASGPVHGARILSE from the coding sequence ATGAGCCCGACCTCGTCGCCCGTGGTACGGGCCAAGGCGCCGGGAAAGGTCAACGTCTTCCTGCGTGTCGGCGCGATCCAGGACGACGGCTACCACGACGTCGCGATCGCCTATCAGGCCCTCTCGCTGAGCGACGAGGTGCGGGTGCGCCATGCTGACGACTTCCGCGTCAGCGTGAGCGGCACCGTCGAGCTGGGGCGGGTTCCCATCGACGAGAGCAACATCGCCGTGAAGGCCGCGAAGCTGCTGGCCGAGCACACCGGCTACACCGGCGGCGTCGCGATCGACATCGACAAGCACGTGCCGGTGACGGGCGGGATGGGCGGCGGCTCCGCCGACGCCGCCGCGACGCTGATCGCCTGCGACGCCCTCTGGGGCACCGAGATCTCGCGCGACGACCTGTTCGCGCTGGCACGCCAGCTCGGCGCCGACGTCCCCTTCGCGCTCACCGGCGGCACCGCGATCGGCACCGGCCGCGGGGATGAGCTCTCGCCCGCCCTCGCGAAGGGCGGCTACGAGTGGGTGCTCGCCCTCGCCGACTTCGGTCTCTCGACGCCGGCCGTCTACGCCGAGCTCGACCGCCACCGCGAGCAGCACGCCGGCGAGATCCGCCCCGCCGACCCGCGCCCCAGCGTCGACTCCGACGTGCTGCAGGCGCTGCGCGCCGGCGACCCGCACATGCTCGCCGAGGTGCTGCACAACGACCTGCAGGCCGCCGCGCTGCACCTCGAGCCCTCGCTCGGCCGCGTGCTCGAGCTGGGGGAGAGCAACGGCGCGCTCGCGGGCATCGTCTCCGGATCCGGTCCGACGGTGGCCTTCCTCGCCGCCGATCGCGACTCCGCGCTCGAGCTGCAGGTCGCGCTGAGCGCGGCCCGGCTCAACGTCGTGCGCGCCTCGGGCCCGGTGCACGGCGCCCGCATCCTCTCCGAGTAG
- a CDS encoding NAD-dependent epimerase/dehydratase family protein — MRALVLGGTGWLGRAIVARLLESGAEVTCLARGESGDAPSGARLVAADRREPAVYDAVGADGDLGADWDEVIELSSAPDLVEPALAALADRAAHWTLVSTVSVYARDDEPGADESATLVEPVDLTRYADAKVMAERRSAERLGDRLSIVRPGLIVGVGDPSDRFGYWPARFSRLESGPALAPTTDGRFAQVIDVDDLARWIGRAAPSEHSGIVNAVGDPVPLGDLLRCAAEAAGSEAGLVEADDETLLAEDVNYWAGPRSLPLWLPAAAVGFAQRSSRAFRAAGGVTRPIDDTVADVLADERLRGVDRPRRSGLTRSDEEAVLRQIT, encoded by the coding sequence ATGCGAGCGCTCGTGCTGGGTGGAACGGGATGGCTCGGCCGCGCGATCGTCGCGCGCCTGCTCGAGTCCGGTGCGGAGGTCACCTGCCTCGCGCGCGGCGAGTCGGGTGACGCGCCGTCGGGGGCGCGGCTCGTCGCCGCCGATCGTCGCGAGCCTGCTGTCTACGACGCCGTCGGGGCGGACGGGGATCTCGGGGCGGACTGGGATGAGGTCATCGAGCTCTCGTCGGCACCGGACCTGGTCGAGCCGGCCCTCGCGGCCCTGGCTGATCGGGCGGCCCACTGGACTCTCGTCTCCACCGTGTCGGTGTACGCCCGCGACGACGAGCCCGGAGCCGACGAGTCCGCGACGCTCGTGGAGCCTGTCGACCTGACCCGGTACGCCGACGCGAAGGTGATGGCCGAGCGCCGCAGCGCTGAGCGTCTCGGCGATCGACTCTCGATCGTGCGTCCCGGACTCATCGTCGGCGTCGGCGACCCGAGCGACCGCTTCGGCTACTGGCCGGCACGATTCAGCCGGCTAGAGAGCGGGCCCGCGCTCGCGCCGACGACCGATGGCCGCTTCGCGCAGGTCATCGATGTGGACGATCTCGCCCGATGGATCGGCAGGGCCGCGCCGTCAGAGCACAGCGGCATCGTGAACGCCGTCGGCGACCCGGTTCCATTGGGGGATCTCCTGCGGTGCGCCGCCGAGGCGGCGGGATCGGAAGCGGGGCTCGTCGAGGCCGATGACGAGACGCTGCTGGCTGAGGACGTGAACTACTGGGCGGGGCCTCGCTCGCTCCCGCTGTGGCTGCCCGCCGCCGCGGTCGGCTTCGCGCAGCGCAGCTCCCGGGCGTTCCGGGCGGCGGGCGGCGTGACGCGGCCGATCGACGACACCGTGGCCGACGTCCTCGCCGACGAGCGCCTCCGCGGGGTCGATCGTCCGCGTCGCTCCGGTCTCACCCGCTCCGACGAGGAGGCGGTGCTGCGCCAGATCACCTGA